A region of Selenomonadales bacterium 4137-cl DNA encodes the following proteins:
- a CDS encoding MFS transporter — protein sequence MASISERVSNLPLGSFHWRLLVLIGSGIAFEALDTALIAFVLAKMIGSWNLTPVQMGYIGSAALVGMCLGAIFSGTLADRIGRKAMFAVTLAIYSVGTALCAFSWNLESLLVFRFIVGFGVGGQPPVANAMMSEYAPAKHRGKMLVLQNCSWAVGWLVASLLAYTVIPKFGWQLAFIIGAAPALLVVYIYKIMPESAMYLVSKGRYQEAHEEVAKIERELGIPVGEPPKPSEIPAVTVDKKISFFDLWGPTFVRRTVCLWILWFGIVFAYYGMFTWLPSLLVKSGFNLVKSFEYMMWMTCAQVPGYFAAAYLVDKIGRRATLGSFLAVTAVAAYMFGNATSVTWIIFWGCMISFFNLGAWGITHAYSAEQYPTYARATGVGWAAAFGRTGGIIAPIVVGAIMTGPDKIPTVFMMFTAVLAIIAADIFILGRETANRTLDELAAKDMVAVPAPAATQTKSE from the coding sequence ATGGCGAGTATTTCCGAACGTGTGAGTAATCTTCCCCTCGGTTCATTCCACTGGCGGTTACTGGTGCTAATAGGATCAGGCATTGCTTTCGAGGCCCTGGATACGGCGCTGATCGCCTTCGTGCTGGCGAAGATGATCGGGTCGTGGAACCTTACCCCGGTCCAGATGGGCTACATCGGCAGCGCCGCCCTCGTCGGCATGTGCTTGGGCGCCATCTTCTCCGGGACGCTGGCCGATCGCATCGGTCGCAAGGCGATGTTCGCGGTGACGCTGGCCATATACAGCGTCGGCACGGCACTGTGCGCCTTTTCCTGGAATCTCGAATCGCTGCTGGTGTTCCGCTTCATCGTCGGCTTCGGGGTCGGCGGGCAGCCGCCGGTAGCCAACGCCATGATGAGCGAATACGCTCCCGCCAAGCATCGCGGGAAGATGCTGGTCCTCCAGAACTGTTCATGGGCGGTCGGTTGGCTGGTTGCTTCGCTGCTCGCTTACACGGTCATTCCCAAGTTCGGCTGGCAGCTGGCGTTCATTATCGGCGCGGCGCCGGCGCTGCTGGTGGTCTACATCTACAAGATCATGCCCGAGTCGGCAATGTACCTTGTCAGCAAGGGCCGCTACCAAGAAGCCCACGAAGAGGTGGCCAAGATCGAGCGCGAGCTCGGCATCCCGGTGGGCGAGCCGCCTAAGCCGTCCGAGATCCCGGCGGTCACTGTAGACAAGAAGATCAGCTTCTTCGACCTGTGGGGTCCGACCTTTGTCCGCCGCACCGTCTGCCTGTGGATATTGTGGTTCGGCATCGTCTTCGCTTACTACGGCATGTTCACCTGGCTGCCGTCCCTGCTGGTGAAAAGCGGCTTTAATCTGGTAAAATCGTTCGAATATATGATGTGGATGACTTGCGCCCAGGTCCCCGGCTACTTCGCCGCCGCCTATCTGGTGGACAAGATCGGCCGCAGGGCGACGCTGGGGAGCTTCCTGGCTGTCACGGCTGTCGCCGCCTACATGTTCGGCAACGCCACATCCGTCACCTGGATAATCTTCTGGGGCTGCATGATCTCTTTCTTCAACCTTGGCGCCTGGGGTATCACCCATGCTTACTCCGCCGAACAGTACCCGACCTACGCCCGGGCCACCGGGGTGGGCTGGGCCGCGGCCTTCGGCCGCACGGGCGGCATTATCGCCCCGATCGTCGTCGGCGCCATCATGACCGGCCCGGACAAGATCCCGACGGTGTTTATGATGTTCACCGCCGTGCTGGCGATAATCGCCGCCGACATATTCATCCTCGGCCGGGAGACCGCCAACAGGACGCTGGACGAACTGGCCGCGAAGGATATGGTCGCGGTGCCGGCGCCTGCGGCTACCCAGACCAAATCGGAA
- a CDS encoding Nif3-like dinuclear metal center hexameric protein, with the protein MAKVRDVLEALDRITGGRCVKDTEDIYSGSHKFVIRKSSDVPGKACLETPGLVCGDPEAEVNKIAVTMTLTECNIELAGATGVDAIIAHHPVAEAANTGGVTMRTYLGLYGVAVFELHEAFHGLHPGIAFIHGHQAIHADIAFGGVPGNILFVGRALKGVNTLGDIIGRLDYFMGMDEEKRMLMAERGARGCDAIVETNVATGGRILVGTKESTVGTIIHIFPHTGFTAEHLAQVKSRFPEADTVLASISRVNADHPLVAKAEELGMNFIVGNSHAMEILENGMPLAIALQILLPEVEVVLFRERITATPLTMAGTPAIREYARDIAQQYLVNRAADDAKEVKRRAGTAG; encoded by the coding sequence GTGGCAAAGGTAAGGGATGTGCTTGAGGCGCTCGACAGGATCACCGGTGGCCGGTGCGTTAAAGACACGGAGGATATTTATAGCGGCAGCCACAAATTCGTTATTCGCAAGTCGTCGGATGTGCCGGGCAAGGCGTGCCTGGAAACGCCGGGCCTGGTTTGCGGCGACCCGGAGGCGGAAGTTAACAAGATTGCCGTGACGATGACGCTGACGGAGTGCAACATCGAGCTTGCAGGGGCCACGGGGGTCGACGCCATCATTGCCCACCATCCGGTGGCCGAGGCAGCCAATACTGGCGGGGTTACCATGAGGACGTACCTGGGTTTGTACGGCGTGGCGGTGTTCGAGCTCCATGAGGCGTTCCACGGCCTGCACCCCGGGATCGCCTTCATTCACGGCCATCAGGCCATTCATGCCGATATCGCCTTCGGAGGCGTGCCTGGAAACATATTGTTTGTCGGCCGGGCGCTTAAAGGGGTGAATACCCTGGGAGATATCATCGGCCGCCTTGATTATTTCATGGGGATGGACGAGGAGAAACGGATGCTGATGGCCGAACGCGGGGCGCGCGGCTGTGACGCGATAGTGGAGACGAACGTGGCCACCGGCGGTCGCATTTTGGTTGGGACCAAGGAGAGCACGGTGGGCACGATCATTCATATTTTTCCCCACACCGGGTTTACGGCCGAGCATCTGGCTCAGGTCAAGAGCCGCTTTCCGGAGGCGGACACCGTGCTGGCGTCGATCAGCCGGGTAAACGCCGACCATCCTCTGGTGGCGAAGGCCGAGGAGCTCGGTATGAATTTTATCGTCGGCAATTCGCATGCCATGGAGATTCTCGAAAACGGCATGCCGTTGGCCATCGCCCTGCAGATACTGCTGCCTGAGGTGGAGGTCGTGCTGTTCCGCGAACGGATCACCGCGACGCCGCTTACGATGGCCGGTACGCCGGCCATCCGCGAATACGCTCGCGATATCGCCCAACAATACCTTGTTAACAGGGCGGCGGACGATGCCAAGGAGGTGAAGCGCCGGGCTGGTACGGCCGGCTGA
- a CDS encoding Na-translocating system protein MpsC family protein — MAVVMDLRQEVMRVNNNVNISIFGTGLRKQRVLVSEDKIIITADHKRVPALAALDKLERMTTRNTDVAILDEFKRRLKAALTEQLKMPVLSVMKDYDPDQELAVTVIIVEESFMRKHQEVAAR, encoded by the coding sequence ATGGCGGTTGTGATGGATCTAAGGCAGGAAGTTATGCGAGTTAACAATAACGTTAATATCAGCATATTCGGTACCGGCCTAAGAAAGCAACGGGTACTGGTTTCTGAGGATAAAATCATCATTACCGCCGACCATAAACGCGTCCCGGCCCTGGCGGCGCTGGACAAGCTGGAGCGCATGACGACCCGTAACACCGATGTGGCGATCCTCGATGAGTTCAAGAGACGGTTGAAGGCGGCTCTTACCGAGCAGCTCAAGATGCCGGTGTTGAGCGTTATGAAAGACTACGATCCCGATCAGGAACTGGCGGTGACGGTGATTATCGTGGAGGAGTCGTTTATGCGCAAGCACCAGGAAGTAGCAGCCCGGTAA
- a CDS encoding metallophosphoesterase, translated as MKAKILSLLLVASMAISLFTTGFSWNTGARASAPEGAAALWDAGGTRDKIVVISDIHLGIDDRYTETLKNRQRLIEFLQRLQSTKDVRELVIAGDFLDEWFLPVYYPSYTDERQFYKKVIANNQAVIDELNNVTKKGIKLVYVIGNHDMLLEASILQEAIPNIVQARDANGLGAYYTGDRNEIVIEHGHRYDVCSAPDTVTNAELCGNDNTILPAGYFYARYAATWVLEGRPKVEKKLPVVTDVPDKNDTDQYGAYLYYSLLKKISARMTPNEGLDEKIFDMRIAGFDNAYTFLDFFPAQQKDGTISAPVLFKNVQRTWGERQKINNVKVPNSFIEAVAGATDWEYYFRQTKAQYLENPNEKVDVVVFGHTHVPVYRGMGNGKYYLNSGTWIDHNADYPDATRTFVVITTGKKDTAALYKFTEDGSAIDISASVSK; from the coding sequence ATGAAAGCAAAAATTCTCTCTTTATTGCTGGTGGCTAGCATGGCGATTTCTTTGTTCACCACTGGATTTTCGTGGAATACCGGCGCGCGAGCCTCCGCGCCGGAGGGCGCCGCCGCTTTATGGGATGCCGGCGGTACAAGAGACAAAATCGTCGTTATAAGCGACATCCATCTCGGCATCGATGACCGCTATACCGAAACGCTGAAAAACCGTCAGCGGCTTATTGAATTCTTGCAGCGCCTGCAAAGCACCAAGGATGTGCGCGAACTGGTGATCGCCGGTGATTTTCTGGACGAGTGGTTTCTGCCGGTCTATTATCCGAGCTACACGGATGAACGGCAATTTTATAAGAAAGTGATTGCCAACAATCAGGCCGTGATCGACGAGTTGAACAATGTGACCAAGAAAGGAATAAAGCTGGTTTACGTTATAGGGAATCATGATATGCTGCTGGAGGCCAGCATCTTGCAGGAAGCGATTCCTAACATCGTTCAGGCCAGGGATGCCAACGGGCTTGGCGCTTATTACACAGGCGACCGAAACGAGATCGTAATCGAACACGGTCACCGATACGACGTGTGTTCCGCGCCGGACACGGTCACCAACGCGGAACTGTGCGGCAATGACAATACCATTTTGCCTGCAGGGTATTTTTACGCCCGCTATGCCGCAACCTGGGTGCTGGAGGGTCGCCCGAAGGTAGAGAAGAAACTGCCCGTAGTAACTGACGTGCCGGATAAGAACGATACGGATCAGTATGGCGCTTATCTTTATTATTCGCTTCTCAAAAAAATCTCCGCGCGGATGACGCCCAACGAGGGCCTTGACGAGAAGATATTCGATATGCGCATCGCCGGGTTTGACAATGCGTATACTTTTCTTGATTTCTTCCCGGCGCAGCAGAAGGACGGAACTATTTCCGCGCCAGTGCTGTTCAAAAATGTCCAGCGCACATGGGGCGAGCGCCAAAAGATCAATAACGTCAAGGTTCCGAACAGCTTTATCGAGGCGGTAGCCGGCGCCACGGACTGGGAATACTATTTCAGGCAAACTAAGGCGCAGTACCTTGAAAACCCGAACGAAAAAGTGGACGTGGTCGTGTTTGGACATACCCATGTGCCCGTTTATCGGGGCATGGGCAACGGTAAGTACTACCTGAACTCCGGAACGTGGATCGACCACAACGCCGACTACCCGGATGCCACCAGGACCTTTGTGGTCATTACCACCGGCAAAAAAGATACGGCTGCGCTCTACAAGTTTACGGAGGATGGCTCTGCTATCGATATAAGCGCAAGCGTCAGCAAATGA
- a CDS encoding IS3 family transposase, producing MRAQVKYIAIAQNAGKHPVAVMCNFFEVSRSGYYAYLKRKDRSSAEEKLAALIQKCQRQTNGTYGYRRVGIWLERRGIKKNHKAVLRIMNKYGLLAQIRRRKKYRQMSGQLHRYPNILGRDFTAIKPNQKWVTDVSYIQTPQGTLYLSMIRDLFDNSIVAYQTGTEQSVNLVLRTVRQAKAKEAVTAELHLHSDQGFQYTSQAYFTLTQNYGITPSMSRRGNCYDNAPAENFFSILKTECIRRHKPKTVDQARQLIDNYIFFYNHERIQLKTKLTPLEKRRQFA from the coding sequence GTGAGAGCACAGGTTAAGTACATAGCCATAGCGCAAAATGCCGGCAAGCATCCGGTTGCGGTCATGTGTAATTTCTTTGAGGTATCAAGAAGCGGCTACTACGCGTATCTCAAACGGAAAGACCGGTCATCCGCCGAGGAGAAGTTGGCCGCCTTGATTCAAAAATGCCAGCGGCAGACTAATGGAACTTACGGTTATAGGCGTGTGGGGATATGGCTTGAGAGGCGAGGCATTAAGAAAAACCATAAGGCGGTGCTGCGCATCATGAACAAGTACGGGTTGCTGGCGCAAATCCGGCGCAGAAAAAAGTACCGGCAGATGAGCGGTCAACTGCACCGGTATCCGAATATCCTCGGCCGCGATTTCACAGCTATCAAACCTAATCAGAAATGGGTAACGGATGTTTCCTATATCCAGACGCCGCAGGGAACCTTGTATCTATCCATGATTCGCGACCTGTTTGACAACAGTATTGTCGCCTACCAGACTGGAACCGAGCAGTCGGTCAACCTGGTTCTGCGAACCGTTCGGCAAGCCAAGGCAAAAGAAGCGGTCACTGCAGAGTTGCACCTCCACAGTGACCAGGGGTTTCAATACACTTCCCAGGCATATTTCACCCTAACTCAAAATTACGGCATTACTCCGTCCATGTCAAGGCGGGGAAACTGCTATGACAACGCGCCGGCAGAAAACTTCTTCAGCATCCTTAAGACCGAGTGTATCCGGCGGCATAAGCCAAAGACGGTCGATCAGGCGCGTCAGCTTATTGATAACTACATTTTTTTCTACAACCACGAGCGTATTCAACTCAAAACAAAACTGACGCCGCTCGAAAAACGACGCCAGTTTGCGTAA
- a CDS encoding DUF169 domain-containing protein produces MEGRIDLTIFERFGFEHQPVGVKFLLTRPDGLERLDKKAAFCQMLKEAQDGRPFYTTKDEHECKVGPILLGMDKPDPVFESGMIGPKLGVYEDARANRRIYGKMPRLAEGSVNFVAFAPLNQLCFDPDLLIVTARPSQAEVVLRAAGYKNGAGWTARGTTVAGCAWLYMYPYVHGEVNLMVTGLHHGMKARGLFPEGLLLLSLPFDVLPGIVDSLNVMEWDLPQYHSTREEHAARMKRIAEEVRRELEK; encoded by the coding sequence ATGGAAGGACGGATTGATTTAACTATTTTTGAACGGTTTGGGTTCGAGCACCAGCCGGTAGGGGTAAAGTTTCTTTTGACAAGGCCGGACGGCCTGGAGCGGCTTGATAAGAAGGCGGCCTTTTGCCAAATGCTGAAGGAGGCGCAGGACGGGCGCCCGTTCTATACGACCAAAGACGAGCACGAGTGCAAGGTGGGGCCGATCCTTTTGGGGATGGATAAGCCTGACCCTGTTTTTGAGAGCGGGATGATCGGCCCCAAATTGGGTGTATACGAGGATGCCCGGGCAAACAGGAGAATTTACGGTAAAATGCCGCGACTGGCGGAGGGCAGCGTCAACTTCGTGGCGTTTGCCCCTCTTAACCAACTGTGTTTCGATCCCGACCTGCTAATTGTTACCGCCAGGCCCAGTCAGGCGGAAGTGGTGCTTAGAGCGGCGGGCTATAAGAACGGGGCCGGCTGGACCGCCAGGGGAACGACCGTGGCGGGGTGCGCATGGCTGTATATGTATCCTTACGTTCACGGCGAGGTTAATCTTATGGTTACCGGGCTGCACCACGGGATGAAGGCGCGCGGCCTGTTCCCGGAAGGGTTGCTTTTGTTGTCGCTTCCTTTTGATGTGCTTCCCGGTATTGTGGATAGCCTCAACGTCATGGAATGGGACTTGCCGCAGTATCATTCTACGCGCGAAGAACACGCGGCGAGAATGAAAAGAATAGCCGAAGAGGTGCGGCGGGAGCTTGAAAAGTAA
- a CDS encoding phenylacetate--CoA ligase — translation MIWNATMEQGSRSQIEELQLTRLRKVVERTYHNVPSYRAKMQAKGVKPEDIRTLADISKLPFTTKQDMRDAYPYGMLAVPMKQIVRVHCSSGTTGRPTVVAYTRNDLGVWAEVLARTLVAGGLTDSSIFQVAVNYGLFTGGLGFHYAAELVGASVVPISGGNTARQVMLMKDFGTTAMIITPSYSLHLAETMREMGVKPEDTALQSIFCGAETWSDSMHDQVEETYGVKAFDVYGLSEIIGPGVACECSAHDGLHIQEDHFYTEIIDPESGEVLPDGAKGEVVITTLTKEGLPMIRYRTRDLSALRRERCACGRTQTRMDRVLGRSDDMLIIRGVNVFPSQVEDVLLSLGETTPHYQLLVEREGSLDKLTVLVEKANGLVDGSPEAVRAAEHRVQERMKAATGLSPLVRLVPPKTIERSEGKARRVIDKRAM, via the coding sequence ATGATCTGGAATGCAACGATGGAACAGGGCAGCCGGTCGCAGATCGAGGAGCTGCAGCTTACCCGCCTGCGCAAGGTTGTCGAGCGGACTTATCATAATGTGCCGTCCTACCGGGCCAAGATGCAAGCCAAGGGGGTAAAGCCGGAGGATATCCGCACTCTTGCCGATATTAGCAAGCTGCCCTTCACGACCAAGCAGGATATGCGCGACGCTTATCCTTACGGGATGCTGGCCGTGCCGATGAAACAAATCGTCAGGGTGCATTGCTCAAGCGGCACGACCGGCCGGCCGACGGTGGTCGCTTATACCCGGAACGATCTGGGGGTATGGGCCGAGGTATTGGCTCGGACGCTGGTGGCCGGCGGGCTGACGGACAGCTCAATTTTCCAGGTGGCGGTCAACTATGGGCTGTTCACCGGCGGGCTGGGGTTTCATTACGCCGCCGAGTTGGTGGGCGCATCGGTCGTGCCGATCTCGGGGGGCAACACGGCCCGTCAGGTCATGCTGATGAAGGATTTCGGCACAACGGCGATGATCATCACGCCGTCGTACTCGCTGCATCTGGCCGAGACGATGCGGGAGATGGGCGTAAAACCCGAGGATACGGCGCTGCAGTCGATTTTCTGCGGTGCGGAGACGTGGTCCGACAGCATGCACGACCAGGTCGAGGAGACCTACGGCGTCAAGGCGTTTGACGTCTACGGCCTGAGCGAGATCATCGGTCCCGGAGTGGCGTGCGAGTGCTCCGCCCACGATGGTCTCCACATCCAGGAGGATCATTTCTACACGGAAATCATCGACCCGGAGAGCGGCGAGGTGTTGCCGGACGGGGCGAAGGGCGAAGTAGTCATCACCACCCTGACCAAGGAAGGTCTGCCGATGATCCGCTACCGCACCCGCGATCTGTCCGCCTTGCGGCGGGAGCGGTGCGCCTGCGGACGGACCCAGACCCGCATGGACCGGGTGCTGGGGCGGAGCGACGACATGCTCATCATTCGCGGCGTGAATGTCTTTCCCTCACAGGTCGAGGACGTGCTTCTCAGCCTCGGTGAAACTACACCCCACTATCAACTGCTGGTTGAGCGCGAGGGCAGCCTCGACAAGCTCACCGTGCTGGTCGAGAAGGCCAATGGCTTGGTCGACGGTTCGCCGGAGGCGGTGCGGGCCGCCGAGCACAGGGTCCAGGAACGGATGAAGGCGGCAACCGGCCTCAGCCCATTGGTGAGGCTGGTGCCCCCGAAGACGATCGAGCGCAGCGAAGGCAAGGCCAGGCGGGTCATCGACAAGCGGGCCATGTGA
- a CDS encoding tryptophan transporter, with protein sequence MENRNDQEMVRVEKTGGNTRGIAVTALLLAIGVILRLVSPSIAGITPNWLIAMYCLAILVVRPGFKQAAGIGLVAGVVCMVTSKAIFPYANLISEPVGAVACALVAGLTGRLKVLGLTLQPAVSTFIGTLASGFVFITVTKIVMSIPMQVYVYGMMPVVLTVGAVNCVVAQVLYFPAMRLFAGKTAVVTKEEKA encoded by the coding sequence ATGGAAAACCGGAACGATCAGGAAATGGTACGCGTGGAGAAAACGGGCGGCAACACCAGGGGGATTGCGGTAACGGCGCTGTTGCTGGCTATCGGCGTAATTCTGCGGCTTGTCAGTCCGAGCATAGCAGGCATCACTCCCAACTGGCTTATTGCCATGTATTGCTTGGCCATCCTCGTCGTTCGGCCGGGGTTTAAGCAGGCCGCTGGCATCGGCCTGGTGGCCGGAGTGGTGTGTATGGTGACATCGAAGGCGATCTTTCCGTACGCCAATCTCATCAGTGAGCCGGTGGGCGCGGTGGCGTGCGCTCTCGTGGCCGGCCTTACCGGTCGGCTGAAAGTTCTCGGCCTTACCCTCCAGCCGGCGGTGAGCACCTTCATCGGCACTCTGGCCAGCGGCTTCGTATTCATCACCGTCACGAAGATTGTTATGAGCATCCCGATGCAGGTTTACGTCTACGGCATGATGCCGGTGGTGCTGACGGTGGGAGCGGTGAACTGCGTTGTCGCCCAGGTGCTTTATTTCCCGGCTATGAGGCTGTTTGCCGGGAAGACGGCTGTTGTTACGAAGGAGGAGAAAGCATGA
- a CDS encoding energy-coupling factor transporter transmembrane component T, translating into MRKTAPLTKLAMVFLVSLWAMLLDSAAALALLAAALLAMFALARVPAGSYKALGSLGIFAAGLAAMQYALGAEAEFSAVVGLRMAMMTGLFILLLATTRIQDLTASLVRQLRVPYEYAFMVTASLRFIPDLLAEIKAVQEAQACRGYSNRGSVARRLKNYLTIVQPLVLRSVARSETMAMSLELRGFGASRAGSYGTSIAFGARDYLTLATLAAGTAMIVAMRFYR; encoded by the coding sequence ATGCGTAAGACGGCGCCCCTGACGAAACTCGCGATGGTTTTTCTCGTGTCGCTGTGGGCGATGCTGCTTGATTCGGCCGCGGCCCTGGCGCTGCTGGCGGCCGCGCTGCTGGCGATGTTCGCCCTGGCGCGGGTGCCGGCCGGAAGCTACAAGGCGCTGGGCAGCCTGGGCATCTTCGCCGCGGGGCTTGCGGCCATGCAGTACGCGCTGGGGGCGGAGGCGGAGTTTTCGGCGGTCGTCGGCCTGCGCATGGCGATGATGACCGGCCTGTTCATCCTCCTGCTGGCCACCACCCGCATCCAGGATCTTACCGCCTCGCTGGTGCGTCAGCTGCGCGTACCTTACGAATACGCCTTCATGGTGACGGCCTCGCTGCGCTTCATCCCCGACCTGTTGGCCGAGATCAAGGCAGTGCAGGAGGCTCAGGCCTGCCGGGGTTATTCCAACCGGGGGAGCGTGGCCCGGAGGCTGAAGAATTACCTGACGATCGTGCAGCCGCTGGTGCTGCGGTCGGTGGCCCGCTCGGAAACGATGGCCATGAGCCTGGAGCTGAGAGGCTTCGGCGCCAGCCGGGCCGGGAGTTACGGCACCAGCATCGCTTTCGGGGCCCGCGACTACTTGACGCTGGCCACGCTGGCGGCCGGCACGGCGATGATCGTGGCAATGCGGTTTTATCGATAG
- a CDS encoding ABC transporter ATP-binding protein, producing MLEIENVSYCYKAGRYAVRDASLKVGEGEFVAIAGRNGSGKTTLTRLVMGLLRPAAGKIMLDGRETAGSATAVIARQVGYVFQNPDRQIFRDAVAEEVAYGPEQLGFSAGEVREAVAAALEATGLAALAAAYPRTLSKGQKQRLAIASALALSPRLLILDEPTSGQDAREKTALMELLTGLNAKGMAILLVTHDMELLARYAHRAVVMTAGRVVFDGGVRELFAGEADVSAWGLREPAAAKVARGLKDHGVMSGSVVPEELCGEICATRRRLYA from the coding sequence GTGCTTGAGATCGAAAATGTGAGCTATTGCTATAAAGCTGGGCGATACGCCGTCCGTGACGCGAGTCTGAAGGTCGGCGAGGGCGAATTCGTGGCCATCGCCGGCCGCAACGGCAGCGGCAAAACGACGCTGACCAGGCTGGTAATGGGTCTGCTGCGGCCGGCGGCTGGCAAGATAATGCTGGATGGCCGTGAAACGGCCGGGAGCGCGACGGCGGTGATTGCCCGCCAGGTCGGTTATGTGTTCCAGAATCCGGACAGGCAGATTTTCCGCGATGCGGTGGCGGAGGAGGTTGCCTACGGACCCGAGCAGCTCGGGTTTTCCGCCGGCGAGGTAAGGGAGGCGGTCGCTGCGGCTCTGGAGGCTACCGGCCTTGCGGCGCTGGCCGCCGCTTACCCGCGGACGCTGTCCAAAGGGCAGAAGCAGCGCCTGGCGATCGCGTCGGCGCTGGCACTGTCGCCGCGGCTGCTGATCCTCGACGAACCGACCAGCGGGCAGGACGCGCGCGAGAAGACGGCGCTGATGGAGCTGCTGACCGGGCTGAACGCCAAGGGAATGGCGATCCTGCTGGTCACGCACGATATGGAGCTTCTGGCCCGCTATGCGCACCGAGCGGTGGTGATGACCGCCGGCCGGGTGGTATTCGACGGCGGCGTGCGCGAGCTGTTCGCCGGGGAAGCCGACGTGAGCGCCTGGGGCCTTCGCGAGCCGGCGGCGGCGAAGGTGGCCAGAGGACTTAAGGACCATGGCGTAATGAGTGGATCGGTCGTGCCGGAGGAATTGTGCGGCGAAATCTGTGCGACGAGGAGGAGACTGTATGCGTAA
- a CDS encoding ABC transporter ATP-binding protein, whose translation MTAMVFENFSYAYDGAEKALDGVSLTVARGSFTAVAGPSGAGKTTLCLAACGVVPHYFGGSMAGGVKVAGLDTAGSSMGELSAHVGTVLEDYESQLVTMTVAEEVAFALENRGVEHGMIARRIGEVLAQVGLAGMEDREVGSLSGGQKQRLAIASVLATRPGILVLDEPASALDPEGAEDLYALLALLNREYGMTVLVVEHDLARVLAYADNIVVLASGRVACEGRPEEVLPLIARREDLAAMVPPLWQLKFGLEDRLDAGFAPWRHAGEAVEELGGFIGARHREGTKSA comes from the coding sequence ATGACGGCAATGGTGTTCGAGAATTTTAGCTATGCATACGACGGCGCCGAGAAAGCGCTGGACGGCGTCAGCCTTACCGTGGCCCGGGGCTCGTTCACGGCGGTGGCCGGACCGAGCGGCGCGGGCAAGACGACGCTTTGTCTGGCGGCGTGCGGCGTGGTGCCTCATTACTTCGGCGGCAGCATGGCGGGCGGCGTCAAGGTGGCGGGTCTGGATACCGCCGGCAGCAGTATGGGGGAGCTTTCCGCCCATGTTGGCACGGTGCTGGAGGACTACGAGAGTCAATTGGTGACGATGACGGTGGCCGAGGAGGTCGCTTTCGCGCTTGAGAATCGCGGCGTCGAGCACGGCATGATCGCCCGCCGGATCGGCGAGGTGCTGGCTCAGGTAGGGCTGGCGGGGATGGAGGACCGGGAGGTCGGCTCGCTGTCGGGCGGGCAGAAGCAGCGCCTGGCGATCGCTTCGGTGCTGGCGACCAGGCCGGGAATCCTGGTGCTGGACGAACCGGCCTCGGCTCTCGACCCTGAAGGGGCCGAGGATTTATACGCACTGCTGGCCCTTCTCAACCGCGAGTACGGCATGACGGTGCTGGTGGTGGAGCACGATTTGGCCCGGGTGCTTGCTTACGCCGATAACATCGTGGTCTTGGCCAGCGGACGGGTGGCCTGCGAGGGACGGCCGGAGGAGGTGCTGCCGCTGATCGCTCGCCGGGAGGATCTGGCGGCGATGGTGCCGCCGCTGTGGCAGCTCAAGTTCGGCCTGGAAGACCGGCTGGACGCCGGGTTTGCTCCCTGGCGGCACGCGGGCGAGGCGGTGGAGGAGTTGGGCGGCTTTATCGGCGCCCGGCACCGGGAGGGGACGAAAAGTGCTTGA